From Phenylobacterium montanum, the proteins below share one genomic window:
- the traA gene encoding Ti-type conjugative transfer relaxase TraA, translating to MAIYHFSAKVISRACGASAVAAAAYRSASRLRDARLDRSHDFSSKAGVVHSEVMLPDGAPEEWSDREALWNAVEAAEVRRDAQLAREIEFAIPREMEKADGIELARDFVQREFVDRGMVADLNVHWDIGADGLAKPHAHVMLTMRSADEEGFGAKVRDWNRTALVEHWREAWADHVNERLAELDIDARIDHRSLQAQGIELEPQHKIGPAAQRMADEGLEADRLDEHREIARSNGERIVKDPRLALDAITRQQATFTERDLAMFIHRHSDGLEQFNEAMGAVHASPDLVALGHDGRGLDRFTSREMLEVEERLIRSSSLMAERERHGVSDRDRERALAQAEARGLSLSGEQKDAFEHLTQAKDLGVVVGYAGTGKSAMLGIAREAWESAGYEVHGLALSGIAAENLESGSGIASRTIASLEYAWAQGRDQLSSGDVLVVDEAGMIGSRQMERVLSAAQDAGAKVVLVGDPEQLQAIEAGAAFRAIAERHPHVEITEIRRQQEAWQREATRQLATGRTAEALEAFDAHGRVHVAETRVQAREDLVDRWDADRTAAPDQSRIILAHTNDDVRELNLLARNRFHQAAALGLDVEVLTERGDRSFAAGDRVMFLKNDRGLGVKNGMLGEVIEVSPSRMSVHLDAGRDVAFDLKDYNQVDHGYAATIHKAQGVTVDRTHVLATPGIDRHGAYVALSRHRGQVDLHYGRDDFESHDRLARTLGRERAKDMATDFAEPAQPQAPKRSIFSGFKPAAPARAPEIAPMDRGEIARRRAIERHARAAADVERMRARGLPALAHQRQALDQAREALNPIDRHAARDLEQAYAREPALLAETASGKTQRAVRVLQLEAEIRSDPTLRAERFVERWQGLERQRTALWADGDVAGSSRVRQQMGAMAKSLERDPQVDSLLANRRRELGIELELRRGLSVSDSLAQYLGLGRGRTIGLGL from the coding sequence ATGGCGATCTATCATTTCTCTGCCAAGGTGATCAGCCGCGCATGTGGCGCCAGCGCCGTGGCCGCGGCCGCCTATCGCTCGGCCTCGCGGTTGCGCGATGCGCGGCTCGACCGCAGCCACGACTTCTCCAGCAAGGCCGGCGTCGTCCACTCCGAGGTGATGCTGCCGGACGGCGCGCCCGAGGAATGGTCCGACCGCGAGGCGCTTTGGAACGCGGTCGAGGCTGCAGAAGTCCGCCGCGACGCCCAGCTCGCGCGTGAGATCGAGTTCGCCATTCCGCGGGAGATGGAGAAGGCCGACGGCATCGAGCTCGCGCGCGACTTCGTGCAGCGCGAGTTCGTGGATCGAGGGATGGTCGCCGATCTCAATGTGCATTGGGACATCGGCGCCGACGGCCTGGCCAAGCCGCATGCCCACGTGATGCTGACCATGCGGTCGGCGGATGAGGAGGGTTTCGGAGCCAAGGTCCGAGACTGGAACCGCACGGCGCTGGTCGAGCACTGGCGCGAGGCCTGGGCCGATCACGTCAACGAGCGCCTGGCCGAACTCGACATCGACGCCCGCATCGATCATCGCAGCCTTCAGGCACAGGGCATCGAGCTGGAGCCGCAGCACAAGATCGGGCCGGCCGCTCAGCGCATGGCTGATGAGGGCCTGGAGGCTGATCGGCTCGACGAGCATCGCGAGATCGCGCGCTCCAACGGCGAGCGGATCGTCAAGGACCCTAGGCTCGCGCTGGACGCCATCACCCGGCAGCAGGCCACCTTCACCGAGCGGGACCTGGCGATGTTCATCCATCGCCATTCCGACGGCCTGGAGCAGTTCAATGAGGCGATGGGGGCGGTTCACGCCTCGCCGGATCTGGTGGCCCTTGGCCATGACGGACGTGGTCTCGACCGCTTCACCAGCCGCGAGATGCTGGAGGTGGAAGAGCGGCTGATCCGCAGCTCGTCCCTGATGGCCGAGCGCGAGCGGCATGGGGTGAGCGACCGGGATCGCGAGCGCGCCCTGGCGCAAGCGGAAGCCCGCGGCCTCAGCCTCTCCGGCGAGCAGAAGGACGCCTTCGAACATCTCACCCAGGCCAAGGATCTCGGCGTGGTGGTCGGTTACGCCGGGACGGGCAAGTCGGCCATGCTGGGCATAGCCCGCGAGGCCTGGGAGAGCGCGGGCTATGAGGTCCATGGCCTGGCCCTCTCCGGCATCGCCGCGGAGAATCTGGAGAGCGGATCGGGGATCGCATCGCGGACGATCGCCAGCCTTGAGTATGCCTGGGCGCAGGGGCGCGATCAGCTGTCCTCGGGTGATGTGCTCGTGGTCGACGAGGCCGGAATGATCGGCTCGCGGCAGATGGAGCGGGTGCTGTCAGCGGCGCAGGACGCCGGCGCCAAGGTGGTGCTGGTCGGCGATCCTGAGCAGCTTCAGGCGATCGAGGCCGGGGCCGCCTTCCGCGCCATCGCCGAGCGGCATCCGCATGTCGAGATCACTGAGATCCGGCGCCAACAGGAGGCCTGGCAGCGGGAAGCCACACGGCAGCTCGCGACTGGCCGGACGGCCGAAGCGCTGGAGGCCTTCGACGCCCATGGCCGGGTGCATGTCGCCGAAACGCGAGTACAGGCGCGAGAAGACTTGGTGGATCGCTGGGATGCAGATCGCACGGCGGCGCCGGACCAGAGCCGCATCATCCTCGCCCACACCAATGACGATGTACGCGAACTCAATCTCCTGGCCCGCAATCGTTTCCACCAGGCCGCCGCGCTCGGCCTGGATGTTGAGGTCCTGACCGAGCGCGGCGACCGCAGCTTCGCGGCCGGCGACCGGGTCATGTTCCTCAAGAACGACCGCGGCCTTGGCGTGAAGAACGGCATGTTGGGCGAGGTCATTGAGGTCTCGCCGAGCCGGATGAGCGTTCACCTCGATGCTGGCCGCGACGTCGCCTTCGACCTGAAGGACTACAACCAGGTCGACCACGGCTATGCCGCCACCATCCACAAGGCCCAGGGCGTCACCGTCGATCGCACCCATGTGCTGGCGACGCCGGGAATAGATCGTCATGGCGCCTACGTCGCCCTCTCCCGCCATCGCGGCCAGGTCGATCTGCACTACGGGCGCGACGACTTCGAAAGCCACGATCGGCTTGCTCGCACGCTCGGCCGCGAGCGGGCCAAGGACATGGCCACCGACTTCGCCGAACCAGCGCAGCCTCAGGCGCCCAAGCGCAGCATCTTCTCCGGGTTCAAGCCGGCGGCGCCGGCTCGGGCGCCGGAGATCGCGCCCATGGATCGAGGCGAGATCGCCCGGCGCCGCGCGATCGAGCGGCACGCCAGGGCTGCGGCCGATGTCGAACGGATGCGAGCGCGCGGCCTGCCCGCCCTCGCCCACCAGCGCCAGGCGCTGGACCAGGCGCGCGAGGCGCTGAACCCGATCGATCGGCACGCCGCGCGGGACCTGGAACAGGCCTATGCGCGCGAGCCGGCGCTGCTGGCGGAGACCGCGAGCGGCAAGACCCAGCGGGCTGTGCGGGTGCTGCAGCTGGAGGCGGAGATCCGCAGCGATCCAACCCTGCGCGCCGAACGCTTCGTCGAGCGCTGGCAGGGGCTGGAGCGGCAGCGCACCGCCCTCTGGGCGGATGGCGATGTCGCCGGGTCCAGCCGCGTGCGCCAACAGATGGGCGCCATGGCCAAGAGCCTGGAACGCGATCCGCAGGTCGACTCGCTGCTCGCCAACCGGCGGCGCGAGCTGGGGATTGAACTTGAGCTTCGGCGCGGCCTCAGCGTCAGCGACAGCCTCGCCCAGTACCTCGGCCTTGGCCGTGGCCGGACCATCGGCCTTGGCCTTTGA
- a CDS encoding DUF6118 family protein, which yields MDQQSETVEPADAAALAFEGLRREVALLNVAMGGLAAERASAPDYSESLAEIVREVSRIAGGMSKLYAAPALQLTPDEVGRRIQLAGTEARRQEQAALQRAEASLERAAADLRGCAATARLADVQKRRLLQVGAAALAVGAVLGIFLPGVVARSVPERWAWPERMAAGLLHRDLWSAGERLLSVADPDRWGRMHAAQASAQHDSAKAEPSAPPRSSRSKRSRSSQAQAPRAEAVDTR from the coding sequence ATGGATCAGCAATCAGAGACCGTTGAGCCAGCGGATGCGGCGGCCCTCGCCTTCGAGGGCCTTCGGCGAGAAGTGGCCCTACTCAATGTCGCCATGGGCGGGCTGGCGGCCGAGCGAGCCTCGGCGCCAGACTACAGCGAGAGCCTGGCCGAGATCGTCCGAGAGGTCAGCCGCATCGCCGGCGGCATGAGCAAGCTCTACGCAGCGCCGGCGCTGCAACTCACACCCGACGAGGTGGGGCGAAGGATCCAACTGGCCGGGACGGAAGCGCGACGGCAGGAGCAGGCGGCCCTGCAGAGAGCGGAGGCGAGCCTTGAGCGGGCCGCGGCCGATCTGCGCGGCTGCGCCGCCACGGCGCGCTTGGCTGACGTGCAGAAACGGCGGCTGCTGCAGGTGGGGGCCGCGGCGCTAGCGGTTGGCGCTGTGCTCGGCATTTTCCTGCCGGGCGTCGTCGCCAGGAGCGTTCCAGAGCGCTGGGCCTGGCCGGAAAGGATGGCGGCGGGGCTGCTGCACCGGGACCTGTGGTCCGCGGGCGAGCGGCTGCTGTCGGTGGCCGATCCCGATCGTTGGGGACGGATGCATGCGGCGCAGGCGTCAGCACAGCACGACTCTGCTAAGGCCGAACCCAGTGCTCCGCCCCGCTCTTCCCGGTCGAAGCGGTCGCGGTCTTCACAAGCCCAGGCGCCGCGCGCCGAGGCTGTGGATACCCGCTGA
- a CDS encoding HEPN domain-containing protein codes for MKTELDHLPEAKRRELQRVVEILFAEFQGAIALGTQAHKKQGRILKVILYGSYARGDWVDDPVGGYKSDYDLLVVVNHDRLTDMVEYWAKAEDHLMREMAIDHRLTAPVSLIVHTLSDVNAQLKRGRPFFVDIVRDGIALYDAPGHEFVHPEPLSPAEALKEAQGYFDEWFESAEDFRLAATEQEAKGKAKLAAFLLHQATERFCHCVLLTLTLYAPRSHKLNFLRSQAEQLDARLASAWPRATKFEQRCFELLRRAYVDARYSPQYKITAEELAWLGERVAALKALVKQVCEDRLDILRAEA; via the coding sequence ATGAAGACCGAGCTCGACCATCTGCCGGAAGCCAAGCGCCGCGAGCTTCAGCGCGTGGTCGAGATCCTGTTCGCCGAGTTCCAGGGCGCCATCGCGCTCGGCACCCAGGCGCACAAGAAGCAGGGCCGGATCCTCAAGGTGATCCTCTACGGCTCCTATGCCCGCGGCGACTGGGTCGACGATCCTGTCGGCGGCTACAAATCCGACTATGACCTCCTGGTCGTGGTCAACCACGACCGACTTACCGACATGGTGGAGTACTGGGCCAAGGCCGAGGACCATCTCATGCGCGAGATGGCCATCGACCACCGCCTGACGGCGCCGGTCAGCCTGATCGTCCACACCCTCTCCGACGTGAACGCCCAGCTAAAGCGCGGCCGCCCGTTTTTCGTCGACATCGTCCGCGACGGGATCGCGCTCTACGACGCGCCGGGCCACGAGTTCGTGCATCCCGAGCCGCTATCGCCAGCGGAGGCGCTCAAGGAGGCGCAGGGGTATTTCGACGAATGGTTCGAAAGTGCGGAGGATTTCCGTTTGGCCGCAACGGAGCAAGAGGCCAAGGGAAAGGCGAAACTCGCTGCGTTCCTACTCCATCAAGCCACCGAACGTTTCTGTCACTGCGTCCTGCTCACGCTGACCCTGTACGCGCCTCGCAGCCACAAGCTGAATTTCTTGCGCTCGCAGGCTGAGCAGTTGGACGCGCGGCTCGCATCGGCCTGGCCGCGAGCGACCAAATTCGAACAGCGCTGCTTCGAGCTGCTGCGGCGCGCTTACGTGGATGCGCGCTACTCGCCGCAATACAAGATCACCGCCGAAGAACTGGCCTGGCTCGGCGAGCGGGTTGCGGCGTTGAAGGCGCTCGTCAAGCAAGTCTGTGAAGATCGGTTGGATATTTTGCGGGCCGAGGCCTGA
- a CDS encoding SMODS domain-containing nucleotidyltransferase, giving the protein MSTSSRFTKFLENIQLTDVQVSNGKASREAVVGTLNSTYYGSTSNTNNSVYVGSWAKFTRIRPPRDVDVLYDLPKAVYDRFQLRTGNRQSQLLQEVKAVLLAAYPNTLIRGDGPIVIVPFATFSVEVIPSFKLTDGKSWVCLTEGGGRYKTADYAAEASYIADSDTATNGKTRHLVRMMKRWQAECSVPIKSFHIELTSALFLANWVHKGESRSYYDCMVRDYLAYLVSRANGHVYAPGTGEQMALGEAWLSRAKTALDRATKACTHELTPAPAWACEEWRKIFGADYPSND; this is encoded by the coding sequence ATGAGCACATCTTCTCGCTTCACCAAGTTCCTGGAAAACATCCAGCTTACTGATGTTCAGGTGTCCAACGGGAAGGCAAGCCGTGAGGCTGTGGTCGGCACGCTGAACAGCACCTACTACGGCAGCACCAGCAACACTAACAACTCTGTCTATGTCGGATCCTGGGCCAAGTTCACCCGGATCAGGCCACCGCGTGACGTCGACGTGCTCTACGATCTGCCGAAAGCCGTCTACGACCGCTTTCAGCTCCGGACCGGCAATCGACAGTCGCAGTTACTGCAGGAGGTGAAAGCGGTTCTGCTGGCCGCCTATCCAAACACCTTGATCCGGGGCGACGGCCCTATCGTGATCGTCCCCTTCGCTACATTTAGCGTTGAGGTAATCCCCTCATTTAAGCTCACCGACGGCAAGTCGTGGGTCTGCCTCACAGAAGGTGGCGGCCGCTACAAGACCGCTGACTATGCCGCCGAGGCGTCGTACATTGCCGACTCGGACACCGCGACGAACGGGAAGACGCGCCACCTGGTGCGGATGATGAAACGCTGGCAGGCCGAATGTAGTGTACCGATCAAGTCGTTCCATATCGAGTTGACCTCGGCCCTATTCTTGGCGAATTGGGTGCACAAGGGTGAGTCGCGCTCCTACTATGATTGCATGGTCCGGGATTACCTGGCTTATCTCGTCAGCCGCGCGAATGGTCATGTCTACGCGCCCGGCACGGGCGAGCAGATGGCGCTCGGCGAGGCATGGTTAAGCCGCGCAAAGACCGCCCTCGATCGTGCTACCAAAGCCTGCACTCATGAGCTGACGCCTGCACCGGCATGGGCCTGCGAAGAGTGGCGCAAAATCTTTGGCGCTGACTATCCGAGCAACGACTGA
- a CDS encoding IS1182 family transposase yields MKRFVEGDDRRQSLLLPQSLDDYVAEDNPVRVVEVFIDELDLGALGFEGVQPASTGRPAYHPSTLLKIYLYGYLNRVQSSRRLEREAQRNIELMWLTGRLAPDFKTIASFRRDNGPAIRAVCAQFVVLCRQLGLFTRAVVAIDGSKFKAVNNRDKNFTVVKVAKRLEQVEASIARYLAALDRADREESDIAEARTTRIKDKIAGLRRQMQALKAMEQQVQDAPDKQVSLTDPDARSMATSGRGTGVVGYNVQTAVDAEHHLIVAHEVTNLGYDRTQLEPMARKAQAATGCEELTALADRGYFNGEQVLACEGTGVLPCVPKTDTSSAAKRGFFTRHDFVFDAENDHYTCPAGQKLTKSRRRPTRQDDMDEYRHLTACFTCPLKPKCTPDKLKRFRRWKHEGVLDKMQARLDHMPDAMLVRRQTVEHPFGTLKAWMGSMHFLTKTLEKVRTEMSLHVLAYNIKRMIQIFGARPLMAAIRA; encoded by the coding sequence ATGAAGCGCTTTGTCGAGGGTGACGACCGACGGCAATCATTGTTGTTGCCGCAGTCGCTGGACGATTACGTGGCCGAGGACAACCCGGTCCGTGTGGTCGAGGTCTTTATCGACGAGTTGGACCTCGGCGCGCTGGGGTTCGAGGGCGTTCAGCCGGCATCGACGGGTCGGCCCGCCTATCACCCCTCGACCCTGCTGAAGATCTACCTCTACGGCTACCTCAATCGGGTGCAGTCGAGCCGCCGGCTCGAACGCGAAGCCCAGCGCAATATCGAGCTGATGTGGCTGACCGGGCGCTTGGCGCCGGACTTCAAGACCATCGCCAGCTTTCGCCGGGACAACGGCCCGGCGATCCGGGCGGTGTGCGCGCAGTTCGTGGTCCTGTGCCGACAGCTGGGCCTGTTCACCCGGGCGGTGGTCGCGATCGACGGCAGCAAGTTCAAGGCGGTGAACAATCGCGACAAGAACTTCACCGTGGTCAAGGTCGCCAAGCGGCTGGAGCAGGTCGAGGCCAGCATCGCGCGCTACCTGGCGGCCCTGGACCGGGCCGACCGCGAAGAGAGCGACATCGCCGAAGCCAGGACCACCCGCATCAAGGACAAGATTGCGGGCCTGCGCCGGCAGATGCAGGCCTTGAAGGCGATGGAGCAGCAGGTCCAGGACGCGCCGGACAAGCAGGTGTCGCTGACCGATCCCGACGCGCGTTCAATGGCGACCAGCGGCCGCGGAACCGGCGTGGTCGGCTACAATGTGCAGACAGCGGTCGACGCCGAGCACCATCTGATTGTCGCGCACGAGGTGACCAACCTGGGCTACGACAGAACCCAGTTGGAGCCCATGGCGCGCAAGGCGCAGGCGGCGACGGGATGCGAGGAACTCACCGCCCTGGCCGATCGCGGCTACTTCAACGGCGAGCAGGTGCTGGCGTGCGAGGGGACCGGGGTCCTGCCGTGCGTGCCCAAGACGGACACCTCCAGCGCCGCCAAGCGCGGCTTCTTCACCCGCCATGACTTTGTCTTCGACGCCGAGAACGATCACTACACCTGTCCCGCCGGCCAAAAGCTGACCAAGAGCCGACGCCGACCGACCCGCCAAGACGATATGGACGAATACCGTCATCTGACAGCCTGCTTCACCTGCCCGCTCAAACCAAAATGCACACCGGACAAGCTCAAGAGATTCAGGCGCTGGAAGCACGAAGGCGTGCTCGACAAGATGCAGGCCAGGCTCGACCACATGCCCGACGCCATGCTGGTTCGCCGCCAGACCGTCGAACATCCCTTCGGCACGCTCAAGGCATGGATGGGAAGCATGCACTTCCTGACCAAGACCCTCGAAAAGGTCCGAACGGAGATGAGCCTCCACGTTCTGGCCTACAACATCAAGAGAATGATCCAGATCTTCGGCGCCAGGCCGCTGATGGCGGCGATAAGAGCCTGA
- a CDS encoding DUF805 domain-containing protein, with the protein MPFILAFKPSVKIYRILFRVVKSFPIKLAEINCGPIDMPSTSRFGRRGIASPDAPPKAAGDPGLERQSGSSASSFVGLLFSFEGRVPRLSYWLSQIGCIIVSQLVAFLCRILNEGLHRQGEGASASLGIASLVLIVMLILLGVLALAFWISLTFVVRRWHDRDKSGAWALLGFIPIIGWMWQGIECGFLEGSLGPNRYGPSPKGITGVTFEDFGPAPVA; encoded by the coding sequence TTGCCGTTCATCCTCGCTTTCAAACCGTCGGTGAAAATTTACCGCATTCTTTTCAGGGTTGTGAAATCATTCCCAATCAAGCTGGCGGAGATCAACTGCGGACCCATCGATATGCCTTCGACATCGAGATTCGGACGACGAGGTATTGCATCGCCTGACGCACCGCCGAAGGCGGCTGGCGATCCCGGGCTTGAACGCCAGTCAGGTTCAAGTGCTTCGAGCTTTGTTGGGCTGCTATTCAGCTTCGAAGGACGCGTTCCGCGATTGAGTTATTGGCTAAGTCAAATTGGCTGCATCATCGTCTCCCAACTCGTCGCATTTTTGTGCCGCATCCTGAATGAGGGGCTCCATCGGCAGGGTGAGGGTGCATCCGCATCATTGGGCATAGCCTCGCTCGTCTTGATCGTGATGTTGATTCTCCTGGGTGTCCTTGCCTTGGCCTTCTGGATCAGTTTGACTTTCGTCGTCAGGCGCTGGCACGACCGCGACAAATCCGGAGCGTGGGCGCTCCTGGGCTTCATTCCGATCATCGGCTGGATGTGGCAGGGCATTGAGTGCGGCTTTCTTGAGGGATCCTTGGGCCCGAACCGGTACGGTCCCTCGCCAAAGGGGATCACTGGGGTGACCTTCGAAGATTTTGGCCCCGCACCGGTCGCCTAA
- a CDS encoding IS110 family transposase, which translates to MEITTLGLDLAKNVFQVHAISSTGEVVVRRALRRAQVVPFFSKLAPCLVGLEACGTSHYWARELTGLGHEVRMMPPAYVKPYVKRGKTDAGDAEAICEAVRRPTMRFVPIKSVDQQAALALHRSRDLLVRQRTQLVNMIRGVLAEFGIEIPKGITYALVFIRRVVAGEAQDIPQLAAKVIGALAEHALEGQARIRQLERELLAWHRSSELSQRIATVPGVGLLGATALAATVTDPAQFRSGRQFAAWLGLTPRQNCSGGKERLGRISKMGDQYLRRLLVNGMTSLVARNVRRPDMADPRVAALLARKPLRVATVAMANHAARAIWAIMARGETYRAPRPFEAAAA; encoded by the coding sequence ATGGAGATTACCACCCTCGGCCTCGACCTGGCCAAGAACGTCTTTCAGGTCCACGCGATCAGCAGCACGGGCGAAGTCGTGGTCCGTCGAGCGCTGAGACGGGCGCAGGTGGTCCCGTTCTTCAGCAAGCTGGCGCCCTGCCTGGTGGGCCTGGAGGCTTGCGGAACCAGTCACTACTGGGCGCGAGAGCTGACCGGGCTGGGCCACGAGGTGCGGATGATGCCGCCGGCCTACGTCAAACCCTATGTGAAGCGCGGCAAGACCGACGCTGGCGACGCTGAAGCGATCTGCGAAGCCGTGCGGCGGCCGACCATGCGGTTCGTGCCGATCAAGTCGGTGGACCAGCAGGCAGCTCTCGCGCTGCACCGGAGCCGCGATCTGCTCGTACGCCAGCGCACCCAGCTGGTGAACATGATCCGGGGCGTGCTGGCCGAGTTCGGCATCGAGATTCCGAAGGGGATCACCTACGCCTTGGTCTTCATCCGGCGGGTTGTGGCCGGGGAAGCGCAGGACATCCCTCAACTCGCCGCGAAGGTGATCGGGGCCTTGGCCGAGCACGCGCTGGAGGGACAGGCTCGAATACGCCAACTCGAGCGTGAGCTGCTGGCCTGGCATCGCTCCAGCGAACTCTCGCAGCGCATCGCCACCGTTCCCGGCGTGGGCTTGCTCGGGGCGACGGCGTTGGCGGCCACGGTGACCGATCCGGCGCAGTTCCGCTCCGGCAGGCAGTTCGCCGCCTGGCTCGGGCTGACCCCGCGACAGAACTGCAGCGGCGGGAAAGAGCGCCTGGGGCGGATCTCCAAGATGGGTGACCAGTACCTGCGAAGGCTGCTGGTCAACGGCATGACCTCGCTCGTCGCCCGCAACGTGCGTCGCCCTGACATGGCCGACCCACGGGTCGCCGCGCTGCTCGCGCGTAAACCGTTGCGCGTGGCCACGGTGGCCATGGCCAACCATGCTGCGAGAGCGATCTGGGCGATCATGGCCCGCGGCGAGACCTATCGCGCGCCGAGACCGTTCGAGGCGGCGGCCGCGTGA
- a CDS encoding MucR family transcriptional regulator: protein MSDNSSLIELTADIVAAYVSNNSVAAADLPAMIRATYTALSGAEAPPAPPEEPQAPAVSIRKSIQPDFLICLEDGRKFKSLKRHLRTKYNMSPEDYRAKWGLPKDYPMVAPSYAEARSNLAKQMGLGQGGRGGAPVKPVAKAAARKAPAKPKVAKVPA, encoded by the coding sequence ATGTCCGACAACTCATCTCTCATCGAACTGACCGCCGACATCGTCGCGGCCTATGTCAGCAACAACAGCGTCGCCGCCGCTGATCTGCCGGCGATGATCCGCGCCACCTACACCGCGCTCTCAGGCGCCGAAGCCCCGCCCGCGCCGCCGGAAGAGCCCCAGGCGCCGGCGGTGTCGATCCGCAAGTCCATTCAGCCGGACTTCCTGATCTGCCTGGAGGACGGCCGCAAGTTCAAGTCGCTCAAGCGGCACCTCCGCACCAAGTACAACATGAGCCCCGAGGACTATCGGGCCAAGTGGGGACTGCCGAAGGACTATCCCATGGTGGCGCCGAGCTACGCTGAGGCGCGCTCCAACCTCGCCAAGCAGATGGGCCTGGGCCAGGGCGGCCGAGGCGGGGCGCCGGTGAAGCCGGTCGCGAAGGCCGCCGCCCGCAAGGCGCCGGCCAAGCCCAAGGTCGCCAAGGTTCCGGCCTAG
- a CDS encoding helix-turn-helix transcriptional regulator has product MAEADRILRIRTVLLRTGLSRSTLYRKIREGSFPRPLRISVHGAGWLQSAVDRWMADPIAFWEPPPESSGHPQSPSQPA; this is encoded by the coding sequence ATGGCGGAAGCCGACCGTATTCTTCGCATCCGCACGGTGCTGCTGCGGACCGGGCTCAGCCGCTCCACCCTCTATCGCAAGATCCGCGAGGGCTCTTTCCCAAGGCCGCTGCGCATCAGCGTTCACGGCGCCGGCTGGCTGCAGTCGGCCGTCGACCGCTGGATGGCCGATCCGATCGCCTTCTGGGAGCCGCCGCCGGAGAGTTCTGGACATCCCCAGTCGCCGTCGCAACCTGCCTGA